A window of the Helianthus annuus cultivar XRQ/B chromosome 4, HanXRQr2.0-SUNRISE, whole genome shotgun sequence genome harbors these coding sequences:
- the LOC110938044 gene encoding photosystem I chlorophyll a/b-binding protein 6, chloroplastic, with product MSCGSTYPYTCDHWSSSCCLISAILTLFIHCSSASMAFTIASTSHSSLPTRGEFTRKVAFGEISCTPRYILRSINNVQKLKAAKEGVSSVCEPLPADRPVWFPGTSPPQWLDGSLPGDFGFDPLGLGSDPELLKWFAQAELMHSRWAMLAVAGILIPEWLESLGFIDNFSWYEAGSREYFADPTTLFVVQLALMGWVEGRRWADMLNPGCVDIEPNFPNKKKPKPDVGYPGGLWFDPFMWGRGSPEPVMVLRTKEIKNGRLAMLAFLGFVFQAVYTGQGPLENLSAHLADPGHVNIFSAFSSQIQ from the exons ATGAGTTGCGGGTCCACATATCCATACACGTGTGACCATTGGTCATCTTCTTGTTGTTTAATCTCTGCAATTCTAACTCTGTTCATTCATTGTTCATCAGCATCCATGGCTTTCACCATTGCTTCCACCTCCCATTCATCCCTCCCTACCAG GGGAGAATTCACCAGGAAAGTAGCTTTTGGTGAGATAAGTTGTACTCCAAGGTACATATTGAGAAGCATAAATAATGTACAGAAGCTGAAAGCAGCTAAAGAAGGAGTATCAAGTGTCTGTGAACCACTTCCTGCTGATAGACCAGTATGGTTCCCAGGAACCTCACCTCCTCAATGGCTTGATGGCAG CCTCCCTGGAGATTTTGGCTTTGACCCACTCGGATTAG GATCCGACCCAGAATTACTCAAGTGGTTTGCTCAAGCTGAATTGATGCACAGCAGATGGGCAATGCTTGCGGTTGCTGGAATTCTGATCCCCGAATGGCTCGAAAGCTTGGGCTTTATCGACAACTTCTCATGGTACGAAGCGGGCTCTAGAGAATACTTTGCTGACCCAACCACTTTATTCGTGGTGCAGTTAGCCTTGATGGGTTGGGTGGAGGGTCGAAGATGGGCCGACATGCTCAACCCAGGGTGCGTTGACATCGAGCCTAATTTTCCCAACAAGAAGAAGCCAAAACCCGATGTTGGGTACCCAGGTGGATTGTGGTTCGACCCGTTTATGTGGGGGAGAGGGTCTCCAGAACCAGTGATGGTTTTGAGGACCAAAGAAATAAAGAACGGGCGGTTAGCCATGTTGGCCTTTTTGGGTTTTGTGTTCCAAGCCGTCTACACCGGGCAAGGCCCCCTGGAGAACCTATCGGCTCACCTTGCGGATCCGGGTCATGTTAACATTTTCTCG GCCTTTAGCTCTCAAATTCAGTGA